A DNA window from Naumovozyma dairenensis CBS 421 chromosome 8, complete genome contains the following coding sequences:
- the SNM1 gene encoding Snm1p (similar to Saccharomyces cerevisiae SNM1 (YDR478W); ancestral locus Anc_5.613) yields the protein MNRDQAEKFKDRHIRQKYDLLHLLPSMLPTGNPALSGLYLKSFYNGVKRYKLQLPSSITNSNEKFCGSCGTVRIINRNLEMEMVVREKMQENDDSSSQIKVLKYKCLNCNFENEFTVGNVSHRNKEIANPKIPRDNKDRSTVKLEAKNTNSTNGGIQKKNTAKDRAKKRKMNSLSNLLSKKNQEKSKQKSTSLSLSLESFMNS from the coding sequence atgaatagAGATCAagctgaaaaatttaaagatagACATATTAGACAAAAATATGACCTCTTGCATTTATTACCATCGATGCTTCCGACAGGGAACCCAGCATTATCTGgattatatttgaaaagtttttaTAATGGTGTGAAACGATATAAGTTACAATTACCTTCTTCAATCacaaattcaaatgaaaaattttgtGGATCTTGTGGAACTGTCAGGATCATTAATCGTAACTTGGAAATGGAAATGGTTGTGAGAGAGAAAATGCAAGAGAATGATGATAGTTCAAGTCAAATTAAGgttttaaaatataaatgtctgaattgtaattttgaaaatgagtTCACAGTAGGAAACGTATCACATagaaacaaagaaatagCAAACCCAAAAATACCGAGGGATAATAAGGATAGATCAACTGTTAAACTAGAAGCcaaaaatacaaatagTACAAATGGTGGtatacaaaagaaaaatactGCTAAAGATCGTGCcaagaagaggaagatgaattcATTGTCGAATTTACTTAGTAAAAagaatcaagaaaaatcaaaGCAAAAGAGTActtctttatctttatcattagaaAGTTTTATGAACTCTTGA